From the Lathyrus oleraceus cultivar Zhongwan6 chromosome 4, CAAS_Psat_ZW6_1.0, whole genome shotgun sequence genome, one window contains:
- the LOC127075041 gene encoding D-aminoacyl-tRNA deacylase, with amino-acid sequence MLHVFARSRSLSCHPFFHLNRSSLRIPPSKSLSNLSSSSTHYHHHHHHLPMVSLLVATTIDPASINPANALLAFPGWQPGPLFQDDMKSFVNEGLRVLLHGKSIVVEDYLDERWEKVTGEVVDEVIFLSKHTAASNKPALTVHPIGVPHLREGDVPPQGGKPGWAAMPNPRIGPWIRLLKNIAQAHNLVPEFEITLEATHHGPLTNKPTMFLEIGSTEDYWKRQDAAQVMAQLVWEGLGLGGGTDVGNWSRANDKKKVLLGIGGGHYVPRHMDVILKDDVWAGHLLSGYSVPMEDPKGETSVEIGGTWKQSIKAAYEATKSAFPGGEILAHLDQKSFKGWQKNAITGFLAEQNIKIGKPNNFY; translated from the exons ATGCTACATGTTTTTGCTCGTTCTCGTTCTCTTTCCTGTCACCCCTTTTTTCACCTAAACCGCAGCAGCCTCAGAATCCCACCATCAAAATCACTTTCCAACCTTTCTTCATCCTCAACccattatcatcatcatcatcatcatcttccaATGGTGTCTCTTCTTGTTGCCACAACAATCGACCCGGCTTCAATCAACCCGGCCAATGCCCTGTTAGCATTTCCAGGCTGGCAACCCGGACCCCTTTTCCAG GATGATATGAAGAGTTTTGTGAATGAAGGGTTGAGGGTTTTGCTTCATGGAAAGAGTATAGTTGTGGAAGATTATTTGGACGAAAGGTGGGAAAAGGTTACTGGAGAAGTTGTTGATGAAGTTATCTTCTTAAGTAAACACACTGCTGCTTCTAATAAACCTGCCCTCACTGTTCATCCTATTG GAGTTCCTCATTTGCGTGAAGGTGATGTTCCACCTCAAGGTGGGAAACCGGGATGGGCAGCAATGCCAAATCCTAGGATTGGACCTTGGATTCGACTTTTGAAAAATATTGCTCAAGCTCATAATCTTGTCCCTGAATTTGAG ATTACTTTGGAGGCTACTCATCACGGACCTTTGACAAATAAGCCAACCATGTTTCTGGAGATTG GTAGTACTGAAGACTATTGGAAGAGACAAGATGCTGCTCAAGTTATGGCTCAG TTAGTTTGGGAAGGACTTGGACTTGGAGGAGGGACTGATGTTGGGAACTGGAGCAG GGCGAATGATAAGAAGAAAGTGCTTCTTGGGATAGGCGGTGGACATTATGTGCCTAGGCATATGGATGTAATATT GAAAGATGATGTTTGGGCTGGTCACCTACTTTCTGGATATTCAGTGCCAATGGAAGATCCAAAAGGAGAAACAAGCGTGGAGATTGGAGGAACTTGGAAACAGTCTATAAAAGCTGCATATGAGGCCACTAAATCTGCTTTTCCCGGTGGCGAAATTCTTGCACATCTTGACCAAAA GAGCTTCAAGGGGTGGCAGAAGAATGCCATAACAGGATTCCTTGCAGAGCAGAATATTAAAATTGGAAAGCCAAACAACTTCTATTGA